One window of the Cataglyphis hispanica isolate Lineage 1 chromosome 13, ULB_Chis1_1.0, whole genome shotgun sequence genome contains the following:
- the LOC126854154 gene encoding la protein homolog, with protein sequence MENGKEETSADCLNGDAVEEVNKVPTVDAESKNDEVKSTAEISENINAEVEVDKTVDAADNVSKEAEEKPSAELLKKIKEQIEYYFGNVNMQRDKFLIEQTKLDAGWIPMTVMLNFKMLAHLSKNVDVILKALESSDLIEISEDRKKIRRSPNYPLPEYNEEYRKAQEARTVYVKGFPLTSNIDKLKVFFEPYKPFETIVMRKYQDRKDKVFKFKGSVFVQFETLDDAKAFMNVESIKYEDTELIRKWAANYNAEKAQEREQRKKKATTAGKKEIEVDKSDQTAEADSVDTNIPTNTDSIDNKLPKGSIIYFSGVSKICTREDIKESLNKFDVDIAYIDFRRGDTEGWVRLQRENAAKSLLEKTKEGKVLINEVEVTCKVLEGEEEDKYLTKTLEEMAASKKKFSKGKRSGKKGRNARGAKRRNNSPTPNAVPAKKVALE encoded by the exons atggAAAACGGTAAAGAGGAAACAAGTGCCGATTGTTTGAACGGGGACGCCGTCGAGGAGGTTAATAAAGTGCCGACTGTTGACGCTGAAAGTAAAAACGATGAAGTAAAATCGACCGCGGAAATTTCGGAGAATATTAACGCTGAAGTAGAG GTCGATAAAACTGTTGACGCTGCGGACAATGTGAGCAAAGAAGCTGAAGAAAAACCGTCTGCGgaacttttgaaaaagatcAAGGAACAAATagag taTTACTTTGGTAATGTAAATATGCAGAGGGATAAATTTCTCATTGAACAAACAAAACTAGACGCAGGCTGGATTCCCATGACTGTTATGTTAAACTTCAAGATGTTAGCTCATCTTAGCAAAAATGTTGATGTAATTCTGAAGGCTCTGGAAAGTAGCGATCTCATAGAGATTTCTGAAGATAGGAAGAAGATACGGCGATCGCCAAATTATCCTTTACCAGAATATAATGAAGAATATAGAAAAGCTCAAGAGGCCAGAACAGTTTATGTTAAAGGATTCCCATTAACTTCAAATATTGATAAgctaaaagtattttttgaaCCATACAAACCATTTGAAACAATTGTG ATGAGGAAATATCAAGATCGTAAAGATAAAGTTTTTAAGTTCAAAGGTTCTGTTTTTGTACAATTTGAAACTTTGGATGATGCAAAAGCTTTCATGAATGtagaatctataaaatatgaagatactgaattaataagaaaatgggc tGCAAATTACAATGCAGAAAAAGCTCAAGAAAGGGAacagaggaaaaagaaagcaaCTACT GcaggaaaaaaggaaattgaAGTTGATAAATCAGATCAGACAGCAGAAGCAGATAGTGTAGATACTAATATACCTACTAATACAGAtagtatagataataaattgccAAAAGGTTCcattatttacttttctgGTGTTTCTAAGATATGTACAAgggaagatataaaagaatctttaaataaatttgatgttGATATCGCATATATTGATTTTCGAAGAGGAGATACAGAAGGATGGGTACGTCTGCAAAGAGAAAATGCTGCAAAATCTTTGTTAGAAAAGACAAAAGAAGGAAAG GTGCTAATTAACGAAGTTGAGGTTACTTGCAAAGTTCTTGAAGGTGAGGAGGAGGACAAGTATCTGACAAAAACATTGGAAGAGATGGCAGcgtcgaaaaagaaatttagcaAGGGGAAACGAAGCGGAAAGAAag GACGTAACGCACGAGGAGCAAAAAGGAGAAATAATAGTCCCACTCCTAATGCAGTTCCAGCCAAGAAAGTGGCTCTTGAGTAA
- the LOC126854163 gene encoding la protein homolog isoform X1 has translation MPDSRCATCQIVIEGITVENCDMRFSTVITCIVIPFITVWRVVRCVLCVVPVVHRALRIWYYILYCKSNIVDMENDRKKTNADCLIGDAANKINKMTIIDAESKNTVKAMPKISEKINAKVEVSKTVSMDNASKKAEEKPPAELLKKIKDQVEYYFGNVNMQKDKFLIEQIKLDAGWIPMTVMLKFRMLANFSRNVDVILKALENSNLIEISKDRKKIRRSPNYPLPEYNEECRKAQEARTIYVTGFPLNSNIDKLKAFFESYQPFERIMMKKYQDHQDKIFKFAGAAFVQFETLDGAKAFMNVKSIKYEGTEIIRKWAIKRR, from the exons ATGCCAGATTCGAGATGCGCAACATGCCAAATCGTGATAGAGGGAATAACAGTAGAAAATTGTGATATGCGATTTTCTACTGTTATTACTTGTATTGTTATCCCCTTTATAACAGTTTGGCGTGTTGTGCGTTGTGTATTGTGCGTCGTGCCGGTCGTGCATCGTGCGCTCCGAATCTGGTATTACATCTT atattgtaaatcaaatattgttGACATGGAAAATGATAGAAAGAAGACAAATGCCGACTGTTTGATCGGTGACGCGgcgaataagattaataaaatgacaattattGACGCTGAAAGTAAAAATACGGTAAAAGCGATGCCGAAAATTTCGGAGAAGATTAACGCCAAAGTAGAg gtCAGTAAAACTGTTTCTATGGACAATGCGAGCAAAAAAGCAGAAGAAAAACCACCTGCagaacttttgaaaaaaatcaaggaTCAAGTAGag TATTATTTTGGTAATGTAAATATGcagaaagataaatttctcATTGAACAAATAAAACTAGACGCAGGTTGGATTCCCATGACTGTTATGTTAAAGTTCAGGATGTTAGCTAATTTTAGCAGAAATGTTGATGTAATTTTGAAGGCTCTGGAGAATAGCAATCTCATAGAGATTTCTAAAGATAGAAAGAAGATACGGCGATCGCCTAATTATCCTTTACCTGAATATAATGAGGAATGTAGAAAAGCTCAAGAAGCCAGAACAATTTATGTTACTGGATTCccattaaattcaaatattgataAGCTAAAAGCGTTTTTTGAATCATATCAGCCATTTGAAAGAATTATG ATGAAAAAGTATCAAGAtcatcaagataaaatttttaaatttgcaggAGCTGCTTTTGTACAGTTTGAAACTTTGGATGGTGCAAAAGCTTTTATGAatgtaaaatctataaaatatgaaggtaccgaaataataagaaaatgggc AATTAAGAGGAGATAA
- the LOC126854163 gene encoding la protein homolog isoform X2 yields the protein MPDSRCATCQIVIEGITVENCDMRFSTVITCIVIPFITVWRVVRCVLCVVPVVHRALRIWYYILYCKSNIVDMENDRKKTNADCLIGDAANKINKMTIIDAESKNTVKAMPKISEKINAKVEVSKTVSMDNASKKAEEKPPAELLKKIKDQVEYYFGNVNMQKDKFLIEQIKLDAGWIPMTVMLKFRMLANFSRNVDVILKALENSNLIEISKDRKKIRRSPNYPLPEYNEECRKAQEARTIYVTGFPLNSNIDKLKAFFESYQPFERIMELLLYSLKLWMVQKLL from the exons ATGCCAGATTCGAGATGCGCAACATGCCAAATCGTGATAGAGGGAATAACAGTAGAAAATTGTGATATGCGATTTTCTACTGTTATTACTTGTATTGTTATCCCCTTTATAACAGTTTGGCGTGTTGTGCGTTGTGTATTGTGCGTCGTGCCGGTCGTGCATCGTGCGCTCCGAATCTGGTATTACATCTT atattgtaaatcaaatattgttGACATGGAAAATGATAGAAAGAAGACAAATGCCGACTGTTTGATCGGTGACGCGgcgaataagattaataaaatgacaattattGACGCTGAAAGTAAAAATACGGTAAAAGCGATGCCGAAAATTTCGGAGAAGATTAACGCCAAAGTAGAg gtCAGTAAAACTGTTTCTATGGACAATGCGAGCAAAAAAGCAGAAGAAAAACCACCTGCagaacttttgaaaaaaatcaaggaTCAAGTAGag TATTATTTTGGTAATGTAAATATGcagaaagataaatttctcATTGAACAAATAAAACTAGACGCAGGTTGGATTCCCATGACTGTTATGTTAAAGTTCAGGATGTTAGCTAATTTTAGCAGAAATGTTGATGTAATTTTGAAGGCTCTGGAGAATAGCAATCTCATAGAGATTTCTAAAGATAGAAAGAAGATACGGCGATCGCCTAATTATCCTTTACCTGAATATAATGAGGAATGTAGAAAAGCTCAAGAAGCCAGAACAATTTATGTTACTGGATTCccattaaattcaaatattgataAGCTAAAAGCGTTTTTTGAATCATATCAGCCATTTGAAAGAATTATG gAGCTGCTTTTGTACAGTTTGAAACTTTGGATGGTGCAAAAGCTTTTATGA